AgtgattttaaatttacttCCATTTGATTCGGTAATCTCAATATTCCGAATTCGCATATTCTCTATGCATTTGTAACAAAGCAAAACTAGAAGTGTGCTTTTTTAGCTTGGGCTTGGGAATATTGAATTCTGTAAACTATAATAGTCATTTAGTAATTTTACACTGATGGAGTCAGTGTTTATgttaattattcaatttttctGATATATTCGCGGTTAAGCACGATAGTTCGAACATTAGTCGCGAACAATATTATTCGTGAACATTAGTCGCGAGCATTAGTCATCATCACTGCTTGAAATGAATTCAAATCAATCTATATACAATAGTAAAAGTTAGGCCAATATATAGGGATATACCACGTTGGATGGAGGAAGCCTTTCATCAAGTGACTTTTCGTTTGACTATCAATAGAAGCGTGACAAATGGTATAATATCGCATTGTCTCCTCGCTTTTGGAATGGACATGCACTCATGGAAGATGAAAAAACTAATGTACGATGAATATAATGAATCACCGTATTGAGTTATATTGCAATTAACTAGCAATATAAAGAAATGACAAATATTGCCATATTGAGAGTGGGAGACGCTCTTAAGATCGCGATCACGTTATAATTCTAAATTGAGGATATGAGTCATTCTTCCAACCATGAGAGTTTCAGCCTTCGCAGGTTGGGGCCATATTGGTCCTTTCAATTGTAGACGCATGGGTGATATTCGCTCCTTGGATCGCTCCACAACATCGTATGGTTGACAAAAACGCTTTGTTTTATTACAACGAGATGGTAAAAGTAATTTCACAACTTTCCGTTGTTGGTTAGGAGTAACTTCATTTGAAATGCACAATTGATATATACAATTTAGGGACGTATGATTTCTGATTTAAAGATGATAAAAGATCCGGCGCGAGTGGAAGGTATGACTAACTTATGTTTTAGTTGtttgaatttaattaatagatgcttaaaaattagttataaaGGAAAATGAATGTAAGAAAGATgataaaatgagaaaaaagtgtTCATGCAGTTAATTTGTTCATGTTTGCTCAACATATTCGTTTGAAGCATGTCCAATATTTAGCTCATGATCGATTAACTCTTTGGGTCCCCGCCattaagtatatattaattgtCGTAAATGTCTAGTTAAACAATTCATTTATTTGTTCCATCGTCGGTTCAATAGGTCTATTTCGTATCAAGCATGCCTAATTTATATCCGCCAATTTACAAGGAGCGAAAACTATTGGATTTTGTTTTCCATCCATTCATTTTCTTAACACATTCCATCGCTACATCTGTTCTACTATATGATGGGAGGACCTGATGTCCTCTATGAGTTACTTCTGGTTGAATTTTACATAATTATCCCTATTATCTTGCACTCAATTGAAGGAAAGCAAAATTAACCATTAAATATCAGAATTAAATAATAACtttaatcaaattttaagCACACACCTCTTTCTAATCTCTCCTCCACTTGATTACACGTGTCCCTCCACTTCACCCCTCTCCTTTGTTCTCTCCGCTGCTTTCTCCCTTCAGTCGCACACGCAGgagtttccttttttcttttttcttttttcccttttcttatGAGACTTGCCGTATATATTTTAAGCAcaacaaatatttcatgagAAAAGCACATTAAACAAAAGTAAAACTCTAATGCTCCATTTAGTTTCgcaattaaaattacaaaaattttaattttaactttaactcaacacactacacaacaaaaatacacatttttcaagtaaaaaattttaactttaactttaactgaacacactacacaatcatttgtttttttccacaatcaaaattaaaattagtttaattttgaaaccaaacacactataaAAGCTCTTCCAGTTTTATTCTTCTAGGCTTCGACCTCCTTTAATAACTTAAGGTTTTTTCTATTTGGTATCacttaaaatttcatattacGCTGCTTGTAGCGCGGGTGAATCAAATATAGAGATAAAACTGTAACTTATCACaactttcttctcttttctctccttATGTTTCCCCATTTTCCTATTATTTCCTCTCGAGGGTAGGAATGTGGAATATCTTACTTGTGCGtgataataaaatttgaatatttttatcgCTGCATTTAttgattgcttttacaattttactttcttccaatataataaaagataatgaAGGTAATTTCGTAAAATTGTGCAAATAATAACTTCTAGGGGACACCAAAGgttttctttatataatagtatagatatacTATGTATATTAATTAAGATGATTAGTTGCAAATTATTGTTATAATAAATAACGTACTCTAATTTagaacaaaaatattattgaagattattatttgaaaattattattttcataggAAAGTTGGTGTTtgaaatgtaaataattacaatgTAATTGATATAAcgatatatgaaaacaaacaCATGCAATGTACGATCAGGAACATTTGCGTTAGGTATCTATTTGGCCATTAACATTTACTTTGTGTTATTTTAGCCATTCAAGATTTTAAAATAGACTCATTTTGACCACCtgataatgaaaaaattaattttgatagtAAATGGTCCCATGAATCTCACATGCATTTTAGACAGGCGCAGAGAAATCATTCTATttctttatactttttttttctctaatctCTGATCTCATTCTTCGGTTCCAgctaggggtgatcggttccgggtaccctgtatttttcataatacccggaccctaccctgtaagggacaggtttcaagattttgaaaccggaccctaccctgttgaatcatggaaccggaccctacccggaacctgtattataccacaggttccgggtactctgttggaacctgtaaatttttttctttcgctaaataaaatcgaaaatatcacatacataatcagtaatcatgccaaatagattatcaacaaaatttagattaatccacaacaatgaaataataatatgtctcatcaatccatcgacaaaattgaacatccataatacgatctcacGTAACAAAGTACCTATGTTTTGATTCATTAGAGGAGATAGTAACTTTAccctttcctctttttttttttttttttttaaataaccggttccgggtaccctgtagacaggaaccggaaccggaatcgattttcacaggttcctaattttaatacccggaacctaccctattttcaatacgagctacccagaccctacccgttagggtaggttccaaccggttccgggtatacccggtacccgtgcacacccctagttCCAGCGTGACTGCATCCGTTTCTTTCATTCCTGCTTCCTATCAATGGTTGCAAGCGTTTCCACTCCACAAAACAGCTCCATTTCAAGAGTTACGgaccctctttttttttttttttcctcattcATTCATGTGTTATTGGCTCCTTTCATCTGTTATCTCTTTCTTTCATCTATTATTGTAGGGAAATTTTTGGATCCAATAGTTGAATATTCAGTCGCTGTGCCCCATACGAAATATTTTCGTACTTGGAGAATAATATTTCGTATAAGAAGAATAATGTTTCATACAAAATAATTAGTCGACTGCATGCACGAATAAGTTGACTGATATTTTGTATGAAATACCGTTTCATAAAAGGAGAATAAAGTTTCATATAAGGAAAGTAGTATTTTGTAGAGGGCCTCCGGCTGAATAATCATCCATTGAACCCAATTGTAGCATTATAGAGGTCTGCACAAATATGGAGGAAACAAGATTGAGGTTTTGACCCCAATTCAGCCTTTTAGGGAAAAGAATTGATGAAAAGATTGCTAGGTAGGGACAATTTAGGGTAGCCCTCGACAGGAGAAATGGGCGTAATATAGTCACGTTTGTCCTTATTAAAAGTGCACGAGAGTCATGTGACTATTTTCCATTCAAGTCAACAGTCTAATATCTCGAGTGGTTAAAGCATGTCTATTCTAAAAATCTCGAGTAACTAAAATGATACAACATAaagtgtcattttccccattacaGTTGAGAAATCacaattctattttttttgttctgcCCTACCAATAGACCAGTAAAAAATAGAACTCTAGCAAGCAAAATAATGGGAGcaacaaacaaaaaattagCTGCGTGGTAAACAATTTCAAATCTTGTACGGAGGAGAGTACAAGTTCGAGTCTCGAAAAAAGTACTTGTTTGATCTCTCGAAATTATGAGAGTAGCGTTTCgcataatttattttagaaaaaggtACTTGGAGCAAAATGCAAAGATATACAAAGATTGAGGAGCAGAATGTAGATATCCGTAAGCGCTGGGTCGGGGCAAGCGAGCGTTCCTGCTGCCAATTGCCAAATGACCTTAACCGGATTAGGCAAATGGATAAGAAATCCACAAAacagcagaagaagaagatgaataaagaagaagaagaagattgaaaTCCTCCATTGTCGCACCGCGCTGCAAAAGCAAAGCAGCACAATTCccatactctctctctctctctccgtcCCCCTCCCTCCCCCTCCGTTCATCTTCTCCAATTCTCCAAAATGGGCATCGCCGCACAACTCTCTGTAAGCCAGCTCTGTAGCTGCGGCTTGTCCTCTGCCCTTCTTCGGCAGCCCATTCCCAaattctcctcctccttcctcccCAAGTCCCCCAAACTCTCCCTCCAATTACCCAAGCTCGCCGCACCCCACGGCAGGGGAGCCCTCGTCGTAGTCATGTCCATGGAGGCGGGAATCGGCGTGATGGGCACGAAGCTCGGCATGATGAGCTACTTCGAGTCCGACGGCAAGGTCGTCCCTGTGACGGTTGTAGGCTTCCGGGAAGGGAACATTGTGACCCAGGTGAAGACTCAGGCCACCGACGGGTACGAGGCTGTCCAGGTCGGGTACAGGAGGGTCAGGGACAAGAAGCTCACTAAGCCCGAGATGGGCCACCTCCAGAAGGTCGGAGCTATCCCCATGAGGCACTTGCAGGAGTTCCGGCTTCAGTCAGTCGACGGGTTCGACCCGAACCAGAGGCTCGTGGTCGATGAGATCTTTCAGGAGGGTGACCTCGTCGATGTGTCGGGGACCACCATTGGGAAGGGCTTTCAGGGTTTGTGCCTCCCTCCCTGTCTTCTCCTATCGAATGTGGGTGCTCtgaatttatttatgaatGTGTTGAGAAATTAGGCAGTGTATCTCGCTGAGACTTGGAGTTAAATTGAATGCCTAACCATGAAGAAGGGTAGTAGAAGAAGTGATGTCTTCTGCGAGTGAGAGATGCTCCTCTGTTCAGTAATATTGCATCAGGGATTATTGGTTATATTGAGTCTGTGATTTGAGCTTTGCTGGGTCACTTGCAAGTTCTTGAAATCTATCCCGCCTCTTAATCTGAATAGGAAAAGGCCGGCTGCAAAAGGAAGCTAAAGGCCCCTTTTGATAGGAGAGTTCAGTGGCTTATTTAGCTATTTTTTGGGGCAGGGAACTCTTTCTTTTGTGAGAAGAGGTTTGGTTTCGAGAACTCTAAAGAAACAGGAGGAATCATGAGGCATTTGTTTGACGGTTACTTCAAAGTGTTGTCTCAAAAAAGTATCACAGGATTAGTCCTTTGTTATGCTTTCTGGACTGCTAAACCTCAGGAAACTGTGATGTTGTCCCTGTGGTTATTGGGCCTCCTTTAAGTACATCCATTTCAACTCATAGTTCTGGCATTGTATATCCATTCCAAGAAGAGTATAGGTAAGAGAAGTGGTGGAGCTACGTCGGTCgtgcatttttgttttccaGATTCTTTGCAATTATGGACATTGCTAACCAAAGTTAAGTTGCAAAGCCTCTACAAGATGGGAGAAAAAAGCAAGTTGCAATTGCTAGTAAAAAATCCTCTGTTCTTTTGTTTATATGAGAGCCAGATTTGGTGCTCCAGTTGTAGTTATGGAGTCATGGTAGATAGCACATCTCACAAGTTCGtggtttcttttcttcttctccccaAACACTGCACCAGAGTTGGTTTTGCTTCTGTGCAATTGCTAGGATTGTGGTTG
Above is a window of Punica granatum isolate Tunisia-2019 chromosome 7, ASM765513v2, whole genome shotgun sequence DNA encoding:
- the LOC116214951 gene encoding 50S ribosomal protein L3, chloroplastic, producing MGIAAQLSVSQLCSCGLSSALLRQPIPKFSSSFLPKSPKLSLQLPKLAAPHGRGALVVVMSMEAGIGVMGTKLGMMSYFESDGKVVPVTVVGFREGNIVTQVKTQATDGYEAVQVGYRRVRDKKLTKPEMGHLQKVGAIPMRHLQEFRLQSVDGFDPNQRLVVDEIFQEGDLVDVSGTTIGKGFQGGIKRHNFKRGPMTHGSKSHRQLGSIGAGTTPGRVYKGKKMPGRMGGSKRKIRKLKIVKIDKDLNVVMVKGAVPGKPGNLLRITPAKIVGKNIPKN